Within Amycolatopsis sp. FDAARGOS 1241, the genomic segment CGGAAGGCGCGCTCGACCTCGCGATGATCGTCGACAGCCGGGTGCGCGACGACCGGCACCTCGAAAGCACCCCGCTGTTCGTCGAAGAGCTGGTGGTGATCTCGCCGAAGGACGCGCCGGCCCCGGCCCGCGGCCGGCTCCCGATCCGCGAGCTGGCCGACCGCCCGTTGGTGATGTTCCGCCGGGGCTACGACCTGCGGGAGGCGACGGTGAACGCCTGCCGTGCCGAAGGGTTCGACCCGGTCTTCGCGATCGAGGGCGGCGAGATGGACGCCGTGCTGGAGCTCGTGCAGGCGGGCATCGGGCTGGCCGTGGTGCCGAGCACGGTGGTGGGCGAGCGGTTCCGGATGACGCAGTTCACCGAACCCGGCCTGAGCCGCGTCGTCCGGCTGGCGTATCGCCGCGACGTCGAGCTGCCCCGGGCCGCGCGGGCGCTGCAGGAGGCGATTGTCCGGTTCCTCCGGGCCGAAAGTGGGCTCGGTCACCTCCCGGCGGGCATCCGCTCGCTCGTCGGCCGCTGAACGCGGCATGATCATCTCAGCCGAGGACGGGAGCGGGCGATGGCGGGTGCGCTGAACGAGCAGTCGGCGGTGCGGGTGCTGGAGATCGCCGGCGTGCGGTTCACCTACGTGGTGGACGGCGCGATGGCGATGGTGCGCAAGGCGTTCTTCGGCGGGGTGCCGGATTCGTATTGGACGGAGCACCCGGAGGCGCTCGACGCGCAGGGCCGCGTCGCGATGTCCGCCGGTGGCCTGCTCGTCGAACGCGACGGCGAGGTGTTCCTGGTCGACGCCGGCCTCGGGGACGTCCGCAGCCCGGTACTCGTCGAGGGGGAGACAGTCGGCTACTGCGACTCCGGCGCGCTGCCCGAAACGCTCTCGGCCCTCGGACACCGGCCCGAAGACATCGAGGCGGTCGCGTTCACGCACCTGCACGTCGACCACACTGGCTGGGCCTTTTCCGGCGGCCGCAGGTTCTTCCCAGCGGCGGCCTACCTGGTGGCGGGCGCCGAGTGGGCGCCGCACGAGCGCGGCGAGCTTATCCCCGGCGCCCCGGCGCGCGGCGACGTCATCGAGCCGCTGGCCGGCTCGCACCGGCTCATCGCCGACGGCGAGGAGGTTTTCCCGGGCGTGCGCGCCGTCGTGACGCCCGGCCACAGCCCGGGCCACACCTCCTACCTCGTC encodes:
- a CDS encoding LysR family transcriptional regulator; the encoded protein is MQFQQLSYFVAVAETRHFTRAAEQARVAQPSLSQQIRALERDVGATLFHRVRGNVTLTEAGETLLPIARRILAETEAAYRAIRELDELGRGRVRLGATPSLCTGLLPVMLAAFRRAYPGIELVLHESGSRNLQTELSEGALDLAMIVDSRVRDDRHLESTPLFVEELVVISPKDAPAPARGRLPIRELADRPLVMFRRGYDLREATVNACRAEGFDPVFAIEGGEMDAVLELVQAGIGLAVVPSTVVGERFRMTQFTEPGLSRVVRLAYRRDVELPRAARALQEAIVRFLRAESGLGHLPAGIRSLVGR
- a CDS encoding MBL fold metallo-hydrolase, which produces MAGALNEQSAVRVLEIAGVRFTYVVDGAMAMVRKAFFGGVPDSYWTEHPEALDAQGRVAMSAGGLLVERDGEVFLVDAGLGDVRSPVLVEGETVGYCDSGALPETLSALGHRPEDIEAVAFTHLHVDHTGWAFSGGRRFFPAAAYLVAGAEWAPHERGELIPGAPARGDVIEPLAGSHRLIADGEEVFPGVRAVVTPGHSPGHTSYLVDAGAQRVLAFGDVFHLPAQLTHPDWPSRPDVDTAGVLAARSRIVTELEQPGTIGFAFHFGDQAFGRVTRGADGLRYWEPVEAEAVLPAPRVLTD